The nucleotide sequence TATTGAAACTGTCCCAGAAGAGCGGTATTTTTCAGATTTGGATGAAAGTAAGCAGGCTTTATGGGAACATAAATCTCAATATCAACGCAAAGATGATTATACAGCCGAGGAGTTTTATGAACGTGCAGGTATTTGGGCAGAATTTGGTAAAATAATTTGTATTTCTGTAGGGTATTTTACATTTCAAGGAGATAACAGAATGTTTCGAGTTACATCATTTTATGGAGATGAAGTTATACTTCTAAAAGATTTTAAAAATCTTTTAATTTCTCATTTTAATCAAGCAAAGCACTTATTGTGCGCTCATAACGGAAAAGAGTTTGATTTCCCCTATATCGCACGTCGAATGATTATAAACGATATTGAATTACCATATAAGTTGAATTTATTTGGTAAAAAACCTTGGGAAGTTCCTCATTTAGATACTTTAGAATTGTGGAAATTTGGAGATTATAAAACGTATACTTCTTTAAAATTAATGACAAATGTCTTAGGAATACCATCACCTAAAGATGATATTGACGGAAGTGAAGTATATCGTGTATTTTATGAAGATAATGATATTAATCGTATTATTATTTATTGTGAAAAAGATACTATCGCTGTTGCTCAAATATTTTTAAGGCTACGTCGAAATTCCATTTTAACCGAAGACGAAATTAAACATATATAAAAAAGCCCAGATTTTTACATCTGGACTTTTTAGTATCGATAATTGATGGTTAAAATTAATTATCGCTTAATAAAACGTTTAGTTATTGTTTCTTCTCCTGTAGTAAATCTTATATGATATACTGCTGAAGTTAATTCACTAACATTTATTACCTTATTAATTACCTTTCCTTTTGAGACTACTTGACCTATAATATTATAAACCTCATAACTCAAATCATCAAAATTTGATGATACATTTAATGTATTACCCTGTACTGGATTTGGATATAATACAATGTCGTTAATAGATGATAAACTATTTTGATTTGATAAAATAGGGTTTTCAACTTGCTGTGCCACAGATGAAGTATTTAACTCAACATTATCTAATGCAAAATCTGCTTGCCAAGTTCCTCCCGTTACTCTATTAAATCGTAGCTGAACACTCCCGCCAACATATAATGTTAAATCTATATTAGCAGTATTCCATTGATTTCCTTGATTGCCAGTTAAACTCCAAAGTGAAGTCCAAGTTAATCCACTATCATTACTAGCTTCTAATACTATACTACCAAAATCATTTGATCCAAACATATGATAATTAAAATCAAATGTAGCTGAGGTTTCATTACTTAGATCAAAACAAGGCGAATTTAATATAGCTCTCATATTTGGAAAGCCTGTCCCTTGACCTGAAGCTTCTACATAAACATAAGAATTACCATCTATAGCCGAGGACGGTCCTGTCCCGTTAGATGGAGTGCCATTGGCATCTACTGTCCAATTAATATCATCTGCTGTAGATTGTGTCCAAGCTCCTAAGTTATTTTCAAAACTTTCTTCATATGGAAATGATGTAATACCTCCTGAACATCCTGTTGGAGGTTCGGGAGCTCCTTCAGTTAAACTAATATTGTCTAATGCAAAATCTGCTTGCCAAATGCCTCCCGTTACTCTATTAAATCGTAACTGTACACTTCCTCCAACATATGACGTTAAATCTACATTAGCTGTATTCCATTGATTACCCTGATTTCCTGTACGACTCCATATACTCGTCCATGTCGCTCCATCATCATCACTAATCTCTAAATCTATACTTCCAAAATCATTTGATCCAAACATATGATTCTGAAACGTAAAGGTTGCTTCTGTTAAATTTGAAAGATCAAAACACGGTGAATTCAATATAGATCGAATATTTGGAAAGCCTGTCCCATTTACTGATGCTTCTACAAATACATATGAACTCCCCTCTATAGCAGACGATGGACCTGTCCCTTGTGATGGAGTGCCTCCTGAGTTTACCGTCCAATTGTTATCATCTGCTGTAGATTGGGTCCAAGTTCCTAATCCACTCTCAAAGCCTTCGCTATATGGGAAACTATTGATCCCATTCGAACATCCTGTATTTGTTGGAATATCTAATGTAGTAACATTGACTGTATTACTATTCCCCGACTGATTCCCTGCTGCGTCTTCTGCTCTTACTGTAAAAGCATAGCTTGTACTCGCTGTTAATCCTGTCACTTGATAATTTGTACCTGTTACTGTTGCTACTACTATTCCGTCTTGTGATACATCATAACTCGTTACTCCTACATTATCTGTAGATTGTGTCCAACTTAAATCTGTACTCGTCTGTGTTGTATTACTCGCTGTTAAATTTGTCGGTGCACTAGGTGCTTGCGTGTCTGGTGGTGTTAATGTCGTTACATTTACTGTATTACTATTACCAGATTGATTCCCTGCTGCATCTTCTGCTCTTACTACAAAGGCATAACTCGTACTTTCTGTTAAGCCTACCGCTTGATAATTTGTGCCTGTGACTGTTGCTATTACTATCCCATCTCGCAATACATCATATCCTGTTACGCCTACATTATCTGTAGAAGCTCCCCAACTTAAATCTGTGGTTGTAAGTGTTGTTCCTGACGCTGTTAAATTCGTCGGGGCACTCGGTGATTGTGTGTCTGGTGGTGTTAGCGTGGTTACATTTACTGTATTACTATTCGCTGACTCATTTCCTGCTGCATCTTCTGCTCTCACTATAAATGCATATGATGTGTCTCCTGATAATCCTGTTACTTGATACGTCGTATTTGCTACCGTTGCTATTACTACTCCATCTTGTAATACATCATAGCCTGTTACCCCCACATTATCTGTAGAAGCTCCCCAACTTAAATCTGTACTATTAAATGTCGTATTACTAGACACCAAACTCTCAGGTGCACTAGGTGATTCTGTGTCTGGTGGGTCTAATGTAGTTATGTTTTCTACATTGCTTGCAGGTGATACATTACCTGCCGCATCTTTGGCTGTAATACTAAAACTATAAGATGTACTTTCTATTAATCCTGTTACTTGATATGTTGTTCCTGTAACATTTGCTATAATAATTCCATCCTGAGATACATCATATTCAGTAACTCCTACATTATCTGTAGAAGCAGTCCAATTTAAATCCGTACTCGTTTGTGTGATATTATTAGCTATCAAATTTGTTGGTGCAGTTGGGGATTCTGTATCTGGCGTGACTATATTTACAATGTTACTGGCTATAGATACATTTCCTGCGGCGTCTTTTGCAACAATACTAAAGTTATAAGATGTACTTGCTGTCAACCCTGTTACTTGATGTGTTAAACCTGTTACTGTTGCTATATTAGTTCCATCTTGTAGTATATCATAGTCCGTAACTCCTACATTATCTGTAGAGGCTGTCCAACTCAAATCTGTAGTCGTTTGTGTTGTATTATTCGCCACCAAATTTGTTGGTGCACTAGGTGATTCTGTATCTGGTGGGTCTAAAGTTGTTACATTAACAACGTTACTGGCTACAGATACATTATCTGCTGCATCTTTAGCAACAATACTAAATTGATAATCTGTGCTTTCTATTAAACCTGTTACTTGATATGTTAGACCTGTTACTGTAGCAATAACAGTTCCATCTTGCAGTACATCATAGCCTGTAACTCCTACATTATCTGTTGAGGCTGACCAACTTAAATCTGTGGTGGTTTGTGCAGTATTATTTGCAACTAAATTTGTTGGCGCACTAGGCGCTTCAATATCTGGGCCTGACCCTTGTATTACAATAGTGTAGTCTTCTACCTCTCCAAATTGAAATGTTTCGCATGGCGTTGGTGCTGCGTTGTACTTCATCGATACACGCATTCTTGTTGAGTTTTCTACTGCTCCAACTGGTACAACAAAATTACCGCTAATTGAAGTAGATTGTGATGGTGCTGAAGTTAACACTTGCTCTCCAGGATCTGTAAAATCTCCATTTCTATTATAATCTATCCATACAGAATACGCTTCGTTATAAACTGTCCCTGTCCATGTTGGTGTTATTGTAATTGTATATTGTTCTTCTTTAGTTAGTACTGTAGAGATATTTGTAAAATCTGTATATACTTGTCCAGTAGAACTATTATCAATCGTATTTAATTGTACTCTACTTATAAATTCTTCACTTGCGTTTCCACTAGCTGAATCACAATACGTAATTGGTGCTTCATCTAATGTTGTAAATGCTGTTGAGCTACTATATGCAGAATTATTACCTGAACCACATTTACTTCTTACTTGTACTTCATAATCTGTAGAAGCTGTAAGTCCAGTAAGATTAGAATTAGCTGTTGCTAAATCTAAAATATCTGTCCAAGTAGAAGTGCCGACAACTCTATATCTTAAATCATAAGTTGCTGAAGGAATACTATTCCAATTAATCGTCGCTTCAGTTTGAGTAATCCCAGATGCTACAACATTTGTTGGCACAGATGTTACACATGGAACTGAAACTCCTGTAATTGTAAAATCATCTATAAAAAATCCGCTGTAATCTGTCGAGTAATTTTCTGGTCTATTGTTACTATCTGTTCTAAATCTAAAACGAATTTGAGCATTGGTAGCATTTAATAAAAAACTATTATGTGTTGCATCTACAACTATTTCTTCCATAACCCATTTATTCATTTGGTCACCATCATAAACACGCCCAGAACTATTGTTTTGCTGAAAGGATTCATTAGTACTAGCCTTATCAGCATGATCATTATTAGATGCTGGAGCTTCTGGCTTATTATAAACACCACACAATGGTTGCCATGTAGTTCCATTAGTTGAACCTTCAATTTCAACAAAATCAAAATTACGTTCTAAATCCCATCTTGAATAAAATTGAATAATTACTTCACTAGAACTCGAAAAATCGAAAGTACCTGCCGAAGTCAATGTACTATTTGCGTTATTAGCATATGGTACAGTTGATCCAGATTTTATTGCTGTAGTTCCTGAAAATGGATTCGTTGTAGAAGTCACCCAATTCCCCCCAGAAACAGTCCAATTACTTAATCCGTCTGTATCTGGGTTATCGGAAAATATTATGTTAGGTTGGTATATTTTTTCAAAATTAGCATCATAAAATACAACACCATTACCATTAGATAGTTTTACATTATACTCTATTTTTTCATTTGGCTGAATCCCAGCATTTAATTGTAATTGTGCAGTAATATTACGTTGTTCTAAAATAGTCATCCCTGTTTGTACACTAGGTGACGTAATAGAAGTTATATTAAGAGACACTGGTGTTACAGTTAATGTAAAATCGCTATTGGTTTGCCCTATACGCTCAATACCAAATTCAAGGTTAGATGTTAAATTAGAGATATTTGTTTTCGTTAAGTCGTTAAGTTTTGCATACTGACCCGCATAATATGCATTCATCAGATTAATTCGCATGGCACGTTTTGCAATAGGGACAATATTAACTGGGTTAGGCCAAAAACCTCCTTCACTTCCTAGGCCATGCTCTGGCGTAGATGCTAAAATATTACGTCCTGACCCTACAGATCCATTTCCATCAGTAGTACCTCCTAACATCCAATCGTCTGCAATACCATTAGCTGGTGTAAAAATAGTAGCTCCAGATACATAGCGATTAAATCGAGTCATATCTTCATGCCATTTATGCATTTCATCTTCTCTACCAGATACTCTAGATGGTATTCCTCCATAAGGGTGTGGAATTGAATTTGCAGAAGAGTGATGCATTAATGCGGTTTCAAAATTTCGCGATAATACAAAATCTCTTAAGATTCTTGATTCAGGTTCTGAAAAAGCAGATGGTCCTCTATAAGAATCACTACTTGGTGTTCCTGAAGATCCATTAGAGTCTCCCGCAGATCCAAATAAATAATCAAAATTTCTATTTAAATCTACTCCTCTATTCGTATTATTTGAACTTGTACTTCCAGAATCTCCAGAATTTACTCTTAAATTTTTTCTTTGTAGACCTCCTCCATTTGGAGTAATAATTTCATTCCATCTCAATCCATCTGGATTTACTACTGGAACAAAATACATTTCATTATTATCTACTAAATTTTTAATTGCTGGGTCAGAATTATAGTTTTCTAACAAGTACCACATATAAAAAAGGTTACTCATTAAACTACTTACTTCTCTAGCATGAATCATAGATGTATATAATACCTCTGGCTCATTTGCTTCATCTGTATCAGGGTTATCGGAAATACGCACATAATATACTGTTTGTCCAGGAAATGTGGCACTACCTAAAGTGTTTCCTCTAGTTAGCTCTCCAGTTGGTGAAGCATCCATTTTAACAGAAATAAGATTAGGGTATAATGCCCTCATTTGATCTAGTTCAGCTTCTACTTGACTTACTGTGAGACAGCCTCCAAAAGAATTAGGAGCTGGATTTGGGTTTAAATTAAAATTAGCAGGAACTGCCCAATCAACTTCATCACACTCGGCATATTGTAAAAAGTTGTCTGTTGTTGTACTAGTAATTGAAGCAGCTGAAGCAATAGTTCCATCTAAATTAATATCTGAAATTTGTGAAATAGATGGAGTTAACGACTTTTCTATGGTCAACTGTGACCTAGCTAATTCAATATTTTGAGTAATTCTTTCGTCATAGTATTTTATTAAATCTTCGATTTCTACTGTGTAATTAATTCCGCTTTCGTTTAATTTCTCCAATTCAAACCCTGAGAGTTCTAGTTGGATAGAGTTGTTCTTAAAAATAGCTCCACATTTTAAATCGATACCTTGTTCTAATAACAAGTTAATTGTGCTTTGTGAGTCACTGGGTACAATTATTCTTTTATGCGTACTTTGAGATAAAATAATTTGTACAAAAAAGAATAGCCCAACAGTAATGAGGGTAGTTTTTTTCATCGTGTATTAATTGGTTAAATGGAAAATATTAATTAATCCTAGCTTGAAGTTACATTTTTTTCGAAGTTAAATAACTTCTAAAGTCAACTATTTATGGATTACAATTAAATTTACGGTTTTACCGTAATATCACTTACTTATATTCTTACATTTTGTTAAAATTTAAAAAACTATGTTCTATTTTTAAGAAATTGTTTATTAAATCATCATATACAAAAAAGCCCAGGTTATTACACCTGGGTCTTTTAAAGGTTGGTTAGTTATAATTAATTATCGCTTAATAAAACGTTTAGTTATTGTTTCTTCTCCTGTAGTAAATCTTATATGATATACTGCTGAAGTTAATTCACTAACATTTATTACCTTATTAATCACCTTTCCTTTTGAGACTACTTGACCTATAATATTATAAACCTCATAACTCAAATCATCAAAATTTGATGATACATTTAATGTATTACCCTGTACTGGATTTGGATATAGTACAATGTCATTAATATCTAAATTATTACCAAATAATCTCCTATCATCATCTTCTTCTCCTGAAGTACTTGCCGAAGCTGTTAAGCTTAATTGATCTACAGCCATATCACTCCTAAAGCCATTTCCTGTCGTTCCTGATAATCTTAACTTGATCACCTGCCCATCATATGCACCTAAATCAACCGTTCTCTGTAACCATGCAGCTCCATTACTACCCTGTTGTTGTCCAGTTAGTGTCGTTAATGTTGTCCAACTTGATCCATTATCATCACTCACATCTAATCGTAGACTTCCCATATTAGATCCAAACATATGATAGTAGAAAGAAAAACTAGCATTCTGACTATTCGTTAAATCAAAACATGGGCTTATTAGATTTACTGTCGCATTTGGTCCAGGATCTCGATTGTTAGATGCTTCTGTAAAGAAATAGTTTCCTCCTCCTGTAAAATCATTCGATGGCCCTGTACTATTTGATGGAGTTCCATTAGCATCTAATGTCCAATTCCCTTGATCTGCCGTATCTTGACTCCATAACCCTATCCCTGAGTTAAACGTCTCTGTATATGGAAATGATGATACTGATGACCCTGTACATGCTGGCGGCGGTGGCGCTGCTCCATCTGTTAAACTAATATTGTCTAATGCAAAATCTGCTTGCCAAATGCCTCCCGTTACTCTATTAAATCGTAACTGTACACTTCCTCCAACATATGACGTTAAATCTACATTAGCTGTATTCCATTGATTACCCTGATTTCCTGTACGACTCCATATACTCGTCCATGTCGCTCCATCATCATCACTAATCTCTAAATCTATACTTCCAAAATCATTTGATCCAAACATATGATTCTGAAACGTAAAGGTTGCTTCTGTTAAATTTGAAAGATCAAAACACGGTGAATTCAATATAGATCGAATATTTGGAAAGCCTGTCCCATTTACTGATGCTTCTACAAATACATATGAACTCCCCTCTATAGCAGACGATGGACCTGTCCCTTGTGATGGAGTGCCTCCTGAGTTTACCGTCCAATTGTTATCATCTGCTGTAGATTGGGTCCAAGTTCCTAATCCACTCTCAAAGCCTTCGCTATATGGGAAACTATTGATCCCATTCGAACATCCTGTATTTGTTGGAATATCTAATGTAGTAACATTGACTGTATTACTATTCCCCGACTGATTCCCTGCTGCGTCTTCTGCTCTTACTGTAAAAGCATAGCTTGTACTCGCTGTTAATCCTGTCACTTGATAATTTGTACCTGTTACTGTTGCTACTACTATTCCGTCTTGTGATACATCATAACTCGTTACTCCTACATTATCTGTAGATTGTGTCCAACTTAAATCTGTACTCGTCTGTGTTGTATTACTCGCTGTTAAATTTGTCGGTGCACTAGGTGCTTGCGTGTCTGGTGGTGTTAATGTCGTTACATTTACTGTATTACTATTACCAGATTGATTCCCTGCTGCATCTTCTGCTCTTACTACAAAGGCATAACTCGTACTTTCTGTTAAGCCTACCGCTTGATAATTTGTGCCTGTGACTGTTGCTATTACTATCCCATCTCGCAATACATCATATCCTGTTACGCCTACATTATCTGTAGAAGCTCCCCAACTTAAATCTGTGGTTGTAAGTGTTGTTCCTGACGCTGTTAAATTCGTCGGGGCACTCGGTGATTGTGTGTCTGGTGGTGTTAGCGTGGTTACATTTA is from Flavobacteriaceae bacterium and encodes:
- a CDS encoding 3'-5' exonuclease, translating into MISKLNLENILFLDIETVPEERYFSDLDESKQALWEHKSQYQRKDDYTAEEFYERAGIWAEFGKIICISVGYFTFQGDNRMFRVTSFYGDEVILLKDFKNLLISHFNQAKHLLCAHNGKEFDFPYIARRMIINDIELPYKLNLFGKKPWEVPHLDTLELWKFGDYKTYTSLKLMTNVLGIPSPKDDIDGSEVYRVFYEDNDINRIIIYCEKDTIAVAQIFLRLRRNSILTEDEIKHI
- a CDS encoding T9SS C-terminal target domain-containing protein, which codes for MKKTTLITVGLFFFVQIILSQSTHKRIIVPSDSQSTINLLLEQGIDLKCGAIFKNNSIQLELSGFELEKLNESGINYTVEIEDLIKYYDERITQNIELARSQLTIEKSLTPSISQISDINLDGTIASAASITSTTTDNFLQYAECDEVDWAVPANFNLNPNPAPNSFGGCLTVSQVEAELDQMRALYPNLISVKMDASPTGELTRGNTLGSATFPGQTVYYVRISDNPDTDEANEPEVLYTSMIHAREVSSLMSNLFYMWYLLENYNSDPAIKNLVDNNEMYFVPVVNPDGLRWNEIITPNGGGLQRKNLRVNSGDSGSTSSNNTNRGVDLNRNFDYLFGSAGDSNGSSGTPSSDSYRGPSAFSEPESRILRDFVLSRNFETALMHHSSANSIPHPYGGIPSRVSGREDEMHKWHEDMTRFNRYVSGATIFTPANGIADDWMLGGTTDGNGSVGSGRNILASTPEHGLGSEGGFWPNPVNIVPIAKRAMRINLMNAYYAGQYAKLNDLTKTNISNLTSNLEFGIERIGQTNSDFTLTVTPVSLNITSITSPSVQTGMTILEQRNITAQLQLNAGIQPNEKIEYNVKLSNGNGVVFYDANFEKIYQPNIIFSDNPDTDGLSNWTVSGGNWVTSTTNPFSGTTAIKSGSTVPYANNANSTLTSAGTFDFSSSSEVIIQFYSRWDLERNFDFVEIEGSTNGTTWQPLCGVYNKPEAPASNNDHADKASTNESFQQNNSSGRVYDGDQMNKWVMEEIVVDATHNSFLLNATNAQIRFRFRTDSNNRPENYSTDYSGFFIDDFTITGVSVPCVTSVPTNVVASGITQTEATINWNSIPSATYDLRYRVVGTSTWTDILDLATANSNLTGLTASTDYEVQVRSKCGSGNNSAYSSSTAFTTLDEAPITYCDSASGNASEEFISRVQLNTIDNSSTGQVYTDFTNISTVLTKEEQYTITITPTWTGTVYNEAYSVWIDYNRNGDFTDPGEQVLTSAPSQSTSISGNFVVPVGAVENSTRMRVSMKYNAAPTPCETFQFGEVEDYTIVIQGSGPDIEAPSAPTNLVANNTAQTTTDLSWSASTDNVGVTGYDVLQDGTVIATVTGLTYQVTGLIESTDYQFSIVAKDAADNVSVASNVVNVTTLDPPDTESPSAPTNLVANNTTQTTTDLSWTASTDNVGVTDYDILQDGTNIATVTGLTHQVTGLTASTSYNFSIVAKDAAGNVSIASNIVNIVTPDTESPTAPTNLIANNITQTSTDLNWTASTDNVGVTEYDVSQDGIIIANVTGTTYQVTGLIESTSYSFSITAKDAAGNVSPASNVENITTLDPPDTESPSAPESLVSSNTTFNSTDLSWGASTDNVGVTGYDVLQDGVVIATVANTTYQVTGLSGDTSYAFIVRAEDAAGNESANSNTVNVTTLTPPDTQSPSAPTNLTASGTTLTTTDLSWGASTDNVGVTGYDVLRDGIVIATVTGTNYQAVGLTESTSYAFVVRAEDAAGNQSGNSNTVNVTTLTPPDTQAPSAPTNLTASNTTQTSTDLSWTQSTDNVGVTSYDVSQDGIVVATVTGTNYQVTGLTASTSYAFTVRAEDAAGNQSGNSNTVNVTTLDIPTNTGCSNGINSFPYSEGFESGLGTWTQSTADDNNWTVNSGGTPSQGTGPSSAIEGSSYVFVEASVNGTGFPNIRSILNSPCFDLSNLTEATFTFQNHMFGSNDFGSIDLEISDDDGATWTSIWSRTGNQGNQWNTANVDLTSYVGGSVQLRFNRVTGGIWQADFALDNISLTEGAPEPPTGCSGGITSFPYEESFENNLGAWTQSTADDINWTVDANGTPSNGTGPSSAIDGNSYVYVEASGQGTGFPNMRAILNSPCFDLSNETSATFDFNYHMFGSNDFGSIVLEASNDSGLTWTSLWSLTGNQGNQWNTANIDLTLYVGGSVQLRFNRVTGGTWQADFALDNVELNTSSVAQQVENPILSNQNSLSSINDIVLYPNPVQGNTLNVSSNFDDLSYEVYNIIGQVVSKGKVINKVINVSELTSAVYHIRFTTGEETITKRFIKR